One genomic segment of Clostridium saccharoperbutylacetonicum N1-4(HMT) includes these proteins:
- a CDS encoding response regulator transcription factor: MRILIVDDEIRLAEALGQIMIQNKYIADIVNDGESGYDYAMSGIYDVIILDVMLPKMNGFEIVRKMRENNEKTPVILLTAKDEIADKVTGLDCGADDYLTKPFSPEELLARVRALSRRQGEIVSNELKFGDLVLNQSTNTLLCNSKSIRLGLKEFEILRLLMSNPTSIITKEDLILKVWGSDSNAEDNNVEVYISFLRKKFFFLGSTVTIETVRKIGYHLGENKK; the protein is encoded by the coding sequence ATGAGAATACTTATAGTTGATGATGAAATCAGATTAGCTGAAGCCTTAGGCCAAATAATGATTCAAAATAAATATATTGCTGATATAGTTAATGATGGTGAATCTGGATATGATTATGCAATGAGTGGTATATATGATGTTATTATATTAGATGTAATGTTGCCTAAAATGAATGGCTTTGAAATAGTTCGTAAAATGCGAGAAAATAATGAAAAGACACCTGTAATATTATTAACTGCAAAAGATGAAATTGCAGATAAGGTAACCGGCCTCGATTGTGGAGCTGATGATTATTTGACAAAACCTTTTTCGCCCGAAGAATTACTTGCAAGAGTTAGAGCATTATCAAGAAGGCAAGGCGAAATAGTTTCTAATGAACTTAAATTTGGAGATTTAGTTTTAAATCAATCTACAAATACACTTTTATGTAATAGTAAATCAATACGCTTAGGTTTAAAGGAATTTGAAATCTTAAGATTATTAATGTCTAATCCAACCAGTATTATTACAAAAGAAGATTTGATATTAAAGGTTTGGGGTTCTGATTCTAATGCTGAAGATAATAATGTTGAAGTATATATTTCATTTTTAAGGAAGAAGTTTTTCTTTTTAGGTTCAACTGTAACAATAGAAACAGTTAGAAAAATAGGATATCATTTAGGAGAAAATAAAAAATGA
- a CDS encoding pentapeptide repeat-containing protein, whose amino-acid sequence MSINRSAPENFYYDNAEKTNKNFIYKNLRRSKCYNCNFSCSNFDYANLRGAHFKKCNFFRCSFKGAEFVGSNLKGCKFKEAKFEDTIFEEVNLDGVDFSDAKFKNTIFLGCDTTKAKNLNENTKGIRIFDEVPELEISEDLENIVTGLMDNQYIKKSRVFDTKDGNINKLTLLRLSEIFDEKTLIEGFHYIKYEIDRDFYTLSYVIRLIENMHN is encoded by the coding sequence ATGTCTATAAACAGAAGTGCACCAGAAAATTTTTATTATGATAATGCAGAAAAGACTAATAAAAATTTTATTTATAAAAACCTTAGAAGAAGTAAGTGTTATAATTGTAATTTTTCATGTTCAAATTTTGATTATGCAAATTTAAGAGGGGCTCACTTTAAAAAATGTAATTTTTTTAGATGTAGTTTTAAAGGAGCTGAATTTGTCGGATCAAATTTAAAAGGTTGTAAGTTTAAAGAAGCTAAATTTGAAGATACAATATTTGAAGAAGTTAACTTAGATGGTGTTGATTTTAGTGATGCAAAATTTAAAAATACTATATTTTTAGGTTGTGACACAACAAAAGCAAAAAATTTAAATGAGAACACTAAAGGTATAAGAATATTTGATGAAGTTCCTGAATTAGAAATAAGTGAGGATTTAGAGAATATAGTAACTGGCTTAATGGATAATCAATATATTAAAAAATCTAGGGTATTTGATACAAAGGATGGAAATATTAATAAATTAACTTTGCTTAGATTAAGTGAAATATTTGATGAAAAAACCTTAATTGAAGGATTTCATTATATAAAATATGAAATTGATAGAGATTTTTATACTTTAAGCTATGTTATTAGATTGATAGAAAATATGCACAATTAA
- a CDS encoding NUDIX hydrolase: MKQNKIAKVKPLIETRYLKLYEAEYENKVGDIRTWTIASRKDNETIQQKFFENKKDSPDGVIIAAYHKELKKIVIIKQFRIPLNSFVYELPAGLIDPGEDAKSTIGRELMEETGLKIVDIIKNRSIEQVYVSAGMTDESLAFTYCTCEGEVSDAYLEDDECIETLLVSQEEAVELITSKDKFDIKCYLLLQSFALLGEELFSEA; the protein is encoded by the coding sequence ATGAAACAAAATAAAATTGCAAAAGTTAAACCCTTGATTGAAACGAGATATTTAAAGTTATATGAAGCGGAATACGAAAATAAAGTTGGTGATATAAGAACATGGACAATAGCATCTAGGAAAGATAATGAAACTATTCAGCAGAAATTTTTTGAAAATAAAAAGGATTCACCTGATGGAGTAATAATAGCAGCTTATCATAAAGAACTAAAAAAGATAGTTATTATAAAACAATTTAGAATACCATTAAACAGTTTTGTATATGAATTGCCAGCAGGTCTTATCGATCCGGGTGAAGATGCTAAGAGTACCATTGGTAGAGAATTAATGGAGGAAACGGGTCTTAAGATAGTAGATATTATTAAAAATAGAAGTATTGAACAGGTTTATGTATCAGCAGGAATGACAGATGAATCATTAGCATTTACATATTGTACATGTGAAGGTGAAGTAAGTGATGCATATTTAGAGGATGATGAATGTATTGAAACTCTATTAGTATCTCAAGAAGAAGCCGTAGAATTAATTACATCTAAGGATAAGTTTGATATCAAATGTTATTTATTACTTCAAAGTTTTGCATTGTTGGGAGAAGAACTTTTTTCTGAAGCATAG
- a CDS encoding bifunctional 4-hydroxy-3-methylbut-2-enyl diphosphate reductase/30S ribosomal protein S1 has product MSDVLLARNAGFCFGVQRAVDEALRIQKEYNKKIYTLGPLIHNNDVVKFLENNNIYSIEFEEVDKLSVGDVIVVRSHGVSEMILDYLENKQFTVINATCPFVTNIQKKVKKYSKEGYHIVILGDKNHPEVIGINGWCNNKAIITKDGTFEEQIPQKVCLVSQTTEKMKNWENTLVNLSRVKELLAFNTICSATEVRQKSTNQISKEADAMIVIGGKNSSNTTKLYQIAKDNCINTIHIENFKELPKDFINKNIKKIGVTAGASTPDWIIREVLDTMNTENNVNTENQLDLMNQNDIKVIIGTEVEEKVISKNNDGIVIEMNGYGIDGIIPYNELTTKGDSKSLADSINVGDLIKAKVIKLQNNDGFVVLSRLEYEREEAYKELEKLFTEGTIFEVNIKEAREKGLVSDYKGVRIFIPASQIDIRFIQNKDEFVGKNLEVKLIDFSLGKPVKVVASRRVLLEEAKNAEEAKALENINIGDVVKGEVKRFTNFGAFININGIDGLLHLSQISWNHIKNAGDVLKEGQIIDVKVIDLDKETKKLSLSMKELMPKPWDNAKEKYPEESIVLGKVVRLNDFGAFVELEPGVDGLVHISKISHNRIEHPSEVLKIGQEIKAKILGVDEENKRISLSIKDV; this is encoded by the coding sequence ATGAGTGATGTTCTTTTAGCTAGAAATGCGGGTTTTTGTTTTGGAGTACAAAGAGCAGTAGATGAAGCATTAAGAATCCAAAAAGAATATAATAAGAAAATATATACTTTAGGTCCATTAATACATAATAATGATGTAGTTAAATTTTTAGAAAATAATAATATATATTCAATAGAATTTGAAGAGGTAGATAAATTAAGTGTTGGAGATGTAATTGTGGTTAGATCTCATGGTGTTTCTGAAATGATTTTGGATTATCTTGAGAACAAACAATTTACAGTTATAAATGCAACATGTCCTTTTGTGACTAATATTCAGAAGAAGGTTAAGAAATATTCAAAAGAAGGTTATCATATAGTAATATTAGGAGATAAAAATCATCCAGAAGTTATTGGGATCAATGGTTGGTGTAATAACAAAGCAATAATTACTAAAGATGGAACTTTTGAAGAACAGATTCCCCAAAAAGTTTGCCTAGTTTCACAAACTACAGAAAAAATGAAAAATTGGGAGAATACATTAGTAAATTTAAGTAGAGTTAAAGAATTACTAGCTTTTAATACAATTTGTTCAGCAACAGAAGTTAGGCAGAAAAGCACCAATCAAATATCAAAAGAAGCCGATGCTATGATAGTTATTGGTGGAAAAAATAGTTCTAATACTACAAAGTTATATCAAATTGCAAAAGACAACTGTATTAATACAATTCATATAGAAAACTTTAAAGAGTTACCTAAGGATTTTATTAATAAAAATATAAAAAAAATAGGAGTTACAGCTGGTGCTTCAACACCAGATTGGATAATTAGGGAGGTACTAGATACTATGAATACAGAAAACAATGTAAACACTGAAAATCAATTAGACTTAATGAACCAAAACGATATTAAGGTTATAATTGGAACTGAAGTTGAAGAAAAAGTAATATCAAAAAATAATGATGGAATTGTAATTGAAATGAATGGATATGGGATTGATGGGATCATTCCATATAATGAATTAACTACAAAGGGCGATTCAAAATCTTTAGCAGATTCTATTAATGTTGGAGATTTAATAAAAGCAAAGGTTATAAAATTGCAAAATAACGATGGCTTTGTAGTTTTATCAAGATTAGAATATGAAAGAGAAGAAGCTTATAAAGAACTTGAAAAGTTATTTACTGAAGGTACAATTTTTGAAGTGAATATTAAAGAAGCAAGAGAAAAAGGATTGGTTTCAGATTATAAAGGGGTAAGGATTTTTATACCTGCTTCTCAAATTGATATAAGATTTATTCAAAATAAAGATGAATTCGTTGGAAAGAATCTTGAAGTTAAGTTAATTGATTTTTCTTTAGGTAAACCAGTAAAAGTGGTAGCATCAAGAAGAGTATTATTAGAAGAAGCAAAGAATGCTGAAGAAGCAAAAGCATTAGAAAATATTAATATTGGAGATGTAGTTAAAGGTGAAGTTAAGAGATTTACTAACTTTGGCGCATTTATTAATATTAATGGTATAGATGGATTATTACATTTATCACAAATTTCATGGAATCATATAAAAAATGCTGGGGATGTATTAAAAGAAGGTCAAATTATAGATGTAAAAGTAATAGATCTAGATAAAGAAACTAAAAAGTTATCTTTAAGTATGAAAGAACTTATGCCAAAACCATGGGATAATGCTAAAGAAAAATACCCTGAAGAATCAATTGTTTTAGGAAAAGTAGTTAGACTAAATGATTTTGGTGCTTTTGTTGAATTAGAACCAGGTGTTGATGGTTTAGTTCATATTTCAAAAATATCACATAATAGAATTGAACATCCATCAGAAGTATTAAAAATTGGTCAAGAAATCAAAGCAAAAATCTTAGGTGTAGATGAAGAAAATAAGAGAATAAGTTTAAGTATAAAAGATGTATAA
- a CDS encoding GNAT family N-acetyltransferase, protein MVLLEKLSLFNMEHFRKLYNKNEDAYTCNKSFFEIYDEEHFLIKYLIRKQIKLFKVNKEYIGYIWYEYPSQSGLSNIYAIYLKEEYMDMINAKMLSFFKRTTFRYDMIASSRNSNIMKKLNFNVNSKNILMKIKTTNFSNVIKDRIKFRHFKEGQDEELRCEIQNSVFNDKNRIPLTIEDVRREEAEEYYINNFGVFIYNNQGQVVGYGQVIYNKGLYTIVNLGILKEHRRHGYGEVLLRYLINICKQNSINNVYIRVDKDNLKAIALYTKVGFKEYQSFVSWYKYIN, encoded by the coding sequence ATGGTCTTACTAGAAAAATTGTCATTATTTAATATGGAGCATTTTAGGAAATTATATAATAAAAATGAAGATGCTTATACTTGCAATAAAAGTTTTTTTGAAATATATGATGAAGAACATTTTTTAATAAAATATCTAATAAGAAAGCAAATAAAGCTATTTAAGGTCAATAAAGAATATATTGGATACATATGGTATGAATATCCTTCTCAAAGTGGATTAAGTAATATATATGCTATATACTTGAAAGAAGAATATATGGATATGATAAATGCAAAAATGTTATCTTTTTTTAAGAGAACTACATTTCGATACGATATGATAGCAAGTTCGAGGAATTCGAATATTATGAAAAAATTAAATTTTAATGTTAATTCCAAAAATATTTTGATGAAAATTAAAACAACTAATTTTAGTAATGTTATTAAAGATCGTATTAAATTTAGGCATTTTAAAGAGGGCCAAGATGAAGAATTAAGATGTGAAATTCAAAATTCTGTATTTAATGACAAAAATAGAATACCATTGACCATAGAGGATGTTAGAAGGGAAGAAGCTGAAGAGTACTACATTAACAACTTTGGAGTTTTTATTTATAATAATCAAGGACAAGTTGTAGGTTATGGACAAGTGATATATAACAAAGGATTATATACAATAGTGAATCTTGGGATTTTAAAAGAACACAGAAGACATGGTTATGGTGAGGTGCTATTAAGATATCTAATTAATATTTGTAAACAAAATTCAATAAATAATGTATATATTAGAGTGGATAAGGATAATTTAAAAGCTATAGCTTTATATACCAAAGTTGGATTTAAAGAATACCAATCCTTTGTTAGTTGGTACAAGTATATTAATTAA
- a CDS encoding NAD(P)/FAD-dependent oxidoreductase, which produces MSKVIVIGAGPAGMMAALEASKKHDVILVDGNERIGKKLFITGKGRCNVTNAKDISEFFDYIPGNSHFLYSSLYTFTNKDTMEFFENEGIKLKVERGDRVFPYSDKSSDIIRGLSNALSRTNVKINLNSRVTDIKFKDKKILSIKINNNEELIGDYFIFATGGASYPLTGSRGEGQKFAQLLGHKIIPMTPALVPIEFVDQKVKELMGLSLKNVEIIIKENDKKEVYKNFGEMLFTHFGVSGPIILSGSRFIEKWKKYRLHIDLKPALNLGELDKRIQKDFGKYLNKDFKNSLDELLPQKLIPIVIERANIPENKKVNEITKEERKNLGRVIKDFDFDIKGLRPLEEGIVTAGGVDIKEIDPSTMKSKLIDNLSFAGEVMDVDAFTGGYNVQIAFSTGYIAGNNIHL; this is translated from the coding sequence TTGAGTAAAGTTATAGTTATAGGAGCAGGTCCAGCTGGAATGATGGCGGCATTGGAAGCTTCAAAAAAACATGATGTTATTTTAGTCGATGGGAATGAAAGGATAGGAAAGAAATTATTTATAACTGGTAAAGGCAGATGTAATGTTACAAATGCAAAAGACATATCAGAGTTTTTTGATTATATTCCAGGTAATTCTCATTTTTTATATAGTTCTTTGTATACTTTTACTAATAAAGACACTATGGAGTTTTTTGAAAATGAAGGGATTAAGTTAAAAGTAGAAAGAGGAGATAGAGTATTTCCGTATTCAGATAAATCTTCAGATATAATAAGAGGATTATCAAATGCATTGAGTAGAACCAATGTGAAAATAAATTTAAATTCTAGGGTTACAGATATTAAATTTAAGGATAAAAAGATATTAAGTATTAAAATTAACAATAATGAAGAGCTAATTGGTGATTATTTTATTTTTGCTACAGGAGGAGCATCGTACCCTCTCACTGGTTCTAGGGGAGAAGGTCAAAAGTTTGCTCAATTGTTAGGGCATAAAATAATTCCAATGACACCAGCGTTAGTTCCAATAGAATTTGTAGATCAAAAAGTTAAAGAACTTATGGGATTATCCTTAAAAAATGTTGAGATAATAATTAAAGAAAATGATAAAAAAGAAGTATATAAGAATTTTGGTGAAATGTTATTTACTCATTTTGGCGTTTCTGGCCCAATTATTTTAAGTGGGAGTAGATTTATAGAAAAATGGAAAAAATATAGATTGCATATTGATTTAAAGCCTGCTTTAAATTTAGGAGAACTTGATAAAAGGATTCAAAAGGATTTTGGTAAATATTTAAATAAGGACTTTAAGAATTCTTTAGATGAATTACTTCCTCAAAAATTAATCCCAATTGTTATTGAAAGAGCAAATATTCCTGAAAATAAAAAAGTTAATGAAATAACTAAGGAAGAAAGAAAAAATTTAGGTAGAGTAATTAAGGATTTTGATTTTGATATTAAAGGATTACGTCCGTTAGAAGAAGGAATTGTAACAGCTGGTGGAGTAGATATTAAAGAAATTGATCCTTCTACAATGAAATCAAAATTAATTGACAATCTTTCCTTTGCTGGAGAAGTTATGGATGTAGATGCTTTTACTGGAGGTTATAATGTTCAGATTGCCTTCTCAACTGGTTACATAGCTGGAAATAATATACACCTATAA
- a CDS encoding sensor histidine kinase yields MINKLKKKFVLINMILISIILIFTFGAVYISTSNRLVRESNDTLQKTIEQENEILKKQINIGEQNVDSLPPQPQIISFAVQLDINNNITNVYYNNIDKSDIVTLNTLVNSALANANLKGIIQNENFRFLKYPNEKGVKIAFTDRNLEINTLNSLLKTFILVGIGSLIAFFIVSLYLANWAVKPIKKSWEQQRQFVADASHELKTPLTVILANADIVLSHKEDTIYNQVKWINYIKAEGERMTTLVNDLLFLAKSDANKNDIVLSKVNFSDIIWNCVLPFESVAFEEEKLIDSEITSDLYINGDNNRLKQLVCILIDNAIKYSKERGTIKVTLTKVQDKAVLSINNEGEPISKEKIPYIFERFYRIDESRARKKDGYGLGLAIGKTIADSHNGKIAVKSSKAEGTTFSVAFTLAKNT; encoded by the coding sequence ATGATTAATAAATTAAAAAAGAAGTTTGTCCTTATTAACATGATTTTGATAAGTATTATTCTTATTTTTACTTTTGGAGCTGTGTACATTTCTACCAGTAATAGACTTGTACGAGAAAGTAATGATACTCTTCAAAAAACCATTGAACAGGAAAATGAAATATTAAAAAAACAAATTAACATCGGAGAACAAAATGTTGATTCTCTTCCACCACAACCACAAATTATTTCTTTTGCAGTTCAATTAGATATCAACAACAATATAACTAATGTATATTACAATAATATAGATAAATCAGATATTGTCACCTTAAATACATTAGTAAATTCTGCTTTAGCAAATGCAAATTTAAAAGGAATAATTCAAAATGAAAACTTCCGATTTCTAAAATATCCAAATGAAAAAGGAGTGAAAATTGCCTTTACTGATAGAAATTTAGAAATAAACACCCTAAACTCTTTATTAAAAACATTTATTTTAGTTGGAATTGGAAGTTTAATTGCTTTTTTTATTGTTAGTTTATACTTAGCTAATTGGGCAGTTAAGCCAATAAAGAAATCTTGGGAACAACAAAGGCAATTTGTTGCAGATGCTTCTCATGAATTAAAGACTCCACTTACAGTTATATTAGCAAATGCTGATATTGTTTTATCACATAAAGAGGACACTATATATAATCAAGTTAAATGGATTAATTATATTAAAGCTGAAGGAGAAAGAATGACAACTTTGGTTAATGATCTTTTATTTTTAGCAAAATCTGATGCTAATAAAAATGATATTGTTCTGTCTAAAGTAAATTTTAGTGATATCATATGGAACTGTGTTCTTCCCTTTGAATCAGTTGCTTTTGAAGAGGAAAAATTAATTGATAGCGAAATAACTTCAGACCTTTATATAAATGGAGACAATAATAGATTAAAACAATTAGTATGTATTCTTATTGATAATGCAATAAAATATTCAAAGGAAAGAGGTACTATAAAAGTAACCTTAACTAAAGTTCAAGATAAAGCAGTACTATCGATTAATAATGAAGGTGAACCTATTTCAAAAGAAAAAATCCCCTATATATTTGAACGCTTTTATCGAATAGATGAATCAAGAGCCAGAAAAAAAGATGGTTATGGTTTAGGACTGGCTATTGGAAAGACAATAGCGGATTCTCATAATGGTAAGATAGCTGTTAAAAGTTCTAAAGCTGAAGGTACTACTTTTAGTGTTGCTTTCACATTGGCAAAAAATACTTAG
- the cmk gene encoding (d)CMP kinase, producing the protein MKISVAIDGPAGAGKSTIAKLVGKEYNLMYINTGAMYRAVALKAAENNLSPEQINEICSIVNDMEMHFENDDLILNGENVQDQITTPEISNIVSNYASIPEVRTMLVKLQRDMSYKFNVIMDGRDIGTVVLEDANFKFFLTASPEERANRRFKELNNRNIECSYDQILQDIIERDYKDTHRATDPLRKADDAIEIDTTSLDINGVVRTISEYIKKGK; encoded by the coding sequence TTGAAAATTTCGGTAGCAATAGATGGTCCTGCTGGTGCAGGAAAGAGTACTATAGCTAAATTAGTAGGAAAAGAATACAACCTAATGTACATAAATACAGGAGCTATGTATAGAGCTGTAGCTTTAAAAGCTGCAGAGAACAATTTGTCACCTGAACAAATTAATGAAATTTGTAGTATTGTAAATGATATGGAAATGCATTTTGAAAATGATGATTTAATTTTAAATGGTGAAAATGTTCAAGATCAGATAACTACACCTGAAATAAGTAACATAGTATCAAATTATGCAAGCATTCCAGAAGTAAGAACAATGCTTGTAAAACTTCAGAGAGACATGTCTTATAAATTCAATGTAATTATGGATGGTAGAGATATTGGTACCGTTGTACTTGAAGATGCAAACTTTAAATTCTTTTTAACAGCTAGTCCAGAGGAAAGAGCTAATCGAAGATTTAAAGAACTAAATAATAGAAATATAGAATGCTCATATGATCAGATATTACAGGACATAATAGAAAGAGATTATAAAGATACTCATAGAGCTACAGATCCATTAAGGAAAGCTGATGATGCTATTGAAATTGATACAACTAGTTTAGATATAAATGGAGTTGTTCGAACAATAAGCGAGTATATAAAAAAAGGAAAGTAA
- a CDS encoding ATP-binding protein has product MNLEFEQISKTRIMINSLCIFTNIKENNVIRKYKALLKYIEKDKISAEKAINLYNDFIYSLLDVTSNTCFKKFIIDILFLDSNPFTRIIDNNNLNNISILNQVKYELEALEYIANIKSSNIKEVIISKSKAKTFQIDIIQSLIDLKLEDDEAESEKAINKLKNRIVSNNNWAQYLDEIISFYNQYGTGEFGEYRAFVWEHENDRKYLRGIKTPDPVRLQDLVGYEDQKETIISNTKQFLKGYLANNILLYGSRGTGKSSTVKAIINEFYNEGLRLIEVDKSKLVDFTRIIRILKDKKLKFIIFVDDLVFEEGEASYSALKTILEGGVENRSNNILIYATTNRKHLVKETFSERSGDEIHANDAIEEKLSLADRFGMTVSFYSPDQKEYLTIVDNIAKARGLEVDKEYLHKEALKWVRWYNARSPRTAVQFINWFIGEMN; this is encoded by the coding sequence ATGAATCTGGAATTTGAGCAAATAAGCAAAACAAGGATAATGATAAATTCGTTATGTATATTTACAAACATTAAAGAAAATAATGTGATAAGGAAATATAAAGCATTATTAAAGTATATAGAAAAAGATAAAATATCTGCTGAGAAAGCTATAAATCTATATAATGATTTTATTTATTCTTTATTAGATGTGACAAGCAATACTTGCTTTAAAAAATTTATAATAGATATATTGTTTTTAGACAGTAATCCTTTTACAAGGATTATTGATAATAATAATTTAAATAACATCAGCATATTAAATCAAGTGAAATATGAGCTTGAAGCTTTAGAATATATAGCTAATATCAAATCCTCTAATATTAAAGAAGTAATTATATCGAAAAGCAAAGCTAAGACTTTTCAAATAGATATAATTCAATCACTGATTGATTTAAAACTTGAAGATGATGAAGCTGAATCAGAAAAAGCTATAAATAAGTTAAAAAATCGTATTGTTTCTAATAATAATTGGGCACAATATTTAGATGAGATTATAAGTTTTTATAATCAATATGGTACAGGGGAATTTGGAGAATATAGGGCTTTTGTTTGGGAACATGAAAATGATAGAAAGTATCTTAGGGGAATAAAAACTCCAGATCCAGTGAGATTACAAGATTTGGTTGGATATGAAGATCAAAAAGAAACGATTATAAGCAATACTAAGCAATTTTTGAAAGGTTATCTAGCTAACAATATTCTATTATATGGTTCAAGAGGAACAGGAAAATCATCGACAGTTAAGGCTATTATAAATGAATTTTATAATGAAGGGTTACGACTTATTGAAGTTGATAAAAGTAAACTAGTAGACTTTACTAGGATAATAAGAATTCTTAAGGATAAAAAACTAAAATTTATAATTTTTGTTGATGATTTAGTCTTTGAGGAAGGGGAAGCAAGTTATTCAGCGTTAAAAACTATATTAGAAGGTGGAGTAGAAAATAGATCAAATAACATATTGATCTATGCAACAACGAATAGAAAACATTTAGTTAAAGAAACTTTTAGTGAAAGATCCGGTGATGAGATTCATGCAAATGATGCAATAGAAGAGAAGTTATCTTTAGCTGATAGATTTGGTATGACAGTATCATTTTATTCTCCAGATCAAAAAGAATATTTAACAATAGTTGATAATATAGCTAAAGCTAGAGGGTTAGAGGTTGATAAAGAATATTTGCATAAAGAAGCATTAAAATGGGTAAGATGGTATAATGCTCGATCACCAAGAACTGCAGTTCAATTTATTAATTGGTTTATTGGTGAAATGAATTAA
- a CDS encoding NCS2 family permease gives MEKLFKLKKHKVTIKSEILAGLTSFVASMYIIIVNANILSDGGISVKPLIIATALSSAVSCLLVAFVSNTPLIIMPGMGVNALFTYTLIRTLGLDYHQALASVFISGIIFMMIAITPLSKHLMKAIPYNLKQAITVGIGLFITFIGLQKSKIIVSDASTMLKLGDITSPEVIAFMLIMVITLILFLKNVPGGFLISITLGTLLCMCLGIINLNNVHYTMPNFNEYNDIFFKLDFSGLSTVKFWIGTFSLTLVLVFENIGILHSQVSDLLKAPDKTNKALMCTSFSTIICALSGTSPAVSTVEGTAGITAGGKTGFVSMFTGLLFLLSIFFIPFISLIPDVALAPILIIIGCLMSQNLKNIDFNDLSELFPSFVTIILMPLTYSIVDGIALGFILYPLCKLCHNKGKEVSKIMYSTSFIFLLYFAANSFIK, from the coding sequence ATGGAAAAATTATTTAAACTAAAAAAACACAAAGTTACAATTAAAAGCGAAATTTTAGCAGGACTAACTTCTTTTGTTGCATCAATGTACATAATTATTGTAAATGCAAATATATTAAGCGATGGAGGTATTTCTGTTAAACCACTAATTATAGCTACAGCACTCTCCTCAGCTGTAAGCTGTCTACTAGTTGCATTTGTAAGCAACACCCCACTGATAATTATGCCAGGTATGGGAGTGAATGCATTATTTACTTATACTTTAATTCGTACTCTTGGTCTAGATTATCATCAAGCATTAGCTTCAGTTTTTATCTCAGGAATAATATTTATGATGATAGCAATTACGCCATTATCAAAGCATCTTATGAAAGCTATTCCCTATAACTTAAAGCAGGCTATTACTGTTGGTATAGGATTATTTATAACCTTTATTGGTTTACAAAAATCAAAAATCATCGTATCAGATGCTTCCACCATGTTAAAACTTGGTGATATTACCAGTCCAGAAGTTATAGCTTTTATGCTTATTATGGTTATTACTTTAATACTATTTTTAAAAAATGTGCCTGGAGGTTTCTTGATTTCAATAACTTTAGGTACATTACTTTGTATGTGTTTAGGTATAATTAACTTAAACAATGTTCATTATACAATGCCTAATTTCAATGAATATAATGATATATTCTTCAAATTAGATTTTAGTGGATTAAGCACAGTTAAATTCTGGATAGGAACCTTTTCATTAACATTAGTATTGGTTTTTGAAAATATCGGTATACTTCATAGTCAAGTTTCAGATTTACTTAAAGCTCCTGATAAAACTAATAAAGCATTAATGTGTACTTCATTTTCTACTATAATATGCGCACTTAGCGGTACAAGCCCTGCTGTATCGACTGTTGAAGGTACTGCTGGTATTACAGCTGGTGGAAAAACAGGATTTGTTAGTATGTTTACAGGTTTGCTATTTTTATTATCAATATTCTTTATACCATTTATTTCTCTAATACCTGATGTAGCATTGGCACCAATTCTTATAATAATCGGATGTCTAATGAGTCAGAATTTAAAGAATATAGATTTTAATGATTTAAGTGAATTGTTTCCAAGCTTTGTAACCATTATATTAATGCCATTAACATATAGTATCGTAGATGGAATAGCTTTAGGTTTTATCCTATATCCGTTGTGTAAGCTATGCCATAACAAAGGTAAGGAAGTATCTAAAATCATGTATAGCACTTCATTTATTTTCCTGCTATATTTTGCAGCAAATTCTTTTATTAAGTAA